A window of Sphingorhabdus lacus contains these coding sequences:
- a CDS encoding DUF3604 domain-containing protein, which produces MKRSLLFSASAATALIAVPLLNQPANMSAEASPINGSEKPVTPSPYPERPLFGDTHLHTTNSFDAFGAGNRLSPNEALRFARGEEIISSSGIQAKLSRPLDFLVIADHSDAIGVTTDLYNTAEADLNDPVLKRWRNLMHGDRNQAYLVTREIIAAFQSGKIPQELIRPDRVTAMTRRIWDAQIDSVERYNEPGKFTALHGFEFSLSIKGNSLHRNVILRDGADKARSVLPFPSQGTKGPEPLWDYMEAYERASGGKMLAIPHNPNLSNGIFFALTGQDGGPMTAEQARRRAAFEPVIEVTQIKGDSESHSLLSRNDEFADYGDAGWENGNAPLSQLKKPEMFGGEYAREALKRGLLIEQRTGVNPYAFGMIGSTDSHTGLSTADENNFFGKFSNDEPGAGRMNTVVNPGIAESRIGYHYLAGGLAAVWATANTREAIFDALLRREVYATTGPRMSVRMFAGWSFSSSLFTGDWVKAAYSKGVPMGGNLSAGKGTPSFVVQALKDPIGANLDRIQIVKGWVDAKGLAQEKIYDVVWSAPKKRKIAKGRLTPVGDTVDLATASYSNSIGAPELRTVWRDPDFTKGQKAFYYARVLEIPTPRWTAYDAVRFKAKPSAGAKLKDQERAYTSPIWVG; this is translated from the coding sequence ATGAAGCGGTCTTTACTGTTTTCCGCTTCCGCCGCTACCGCGTTGATCGCGGTGCCATTGCTTAATCAGCCTGCCAACATGTCGGCCGAGGCTTCGCCCATTAACGGGTCCGAAAAGCCAGTTACGCCCAGCCCTTATCCAGAACGCCCACTTTTCGGTGATACGCACCTCCATACAACCAACAGTTTTGATGCTTTTGGCGCAGGGAACCGCCTGTCGCCCAATGAAGCCCTGCGCTTTGCACGAGGCGAGGAAATCATCAGCTCGAGCGGAATACAGGCCAAGCTTTCACGTCCGCTCGATTTCCTCGTCATCGCTGACCATAGCGATGCAATTGGCGTCACCACCGATCTCTACAATACGGCCGAGGCCGATCTGAACGATCCAGTTCTGAAGCGCTGGCGCAACCTGATGCATGGCGACCGTAATCAGGCCTATCTCGTTACCCGGGAAATCATCGCAGCATTCCAGTCCGGAAAGATTCCGCAGGAACTGATACGGCCCGACCGTGTGACGGCAATGACGCGCCGTATCTGGGATGCACAGATTGACTCTGTCGAACGTTATAACGAACCCGGAAAGTTCACCGCGCTGCATGGTTTCGAGTTTTCTCTTTCGATTAAAGGCAATTCGCTCCACCGCAATGTCATCTTGCGCGACGGAGCGGATAAGGCACGCAGCGTTCTTCCTTTTCCCTCACAAGGGACCAAGGGACCAGAGCCACTGTGGGATTATATGGAGGCTTACGAACGGGCGAGCGGCGGCAAAATGCTGGCGATCCCGCATAACCCCAATCTTTCGAACGGCATATTCTTTGCCCTGACCGGCCAGGATGGCGGCCCAATGACAGCCGAACAGGCCCGCCGCCGCGCTGCCTTTGAACCCGTGATCGAAGTCACGCAGATTAAGGGCGATAGTGAAAGCCATTCGCTTCTTTCGCGCAACGATGAATTTGCGGATTATGGCGATGCCGGATGGGAGAATGGCAATGCGCCGTTGTCGCAGCTTAAAAAGCCCGAGATGTTTGGTGGCGAATATGCGCGTGAAGCGTTGAAGCGCGGGTTGCTGATTGAGCAGCGTACGGGGGTCAACCCTTATGCTTTTGGCATGATCGGTTCGACAGACTCACACACGGGGCTTTCGACCGCAGACGAAAATAATTTCTTCGGCAAATTCTCGAACGACGAACCTGGTGCCGGCCGAATGAACACCGTCGTCAACCCCGGCATCGCTGAATCGCGCATTGGCTATCACTATCTCGCGGGCGGGCTCGCCGCCGTTTGGGCAACGGCCAACACACGCGAGGCGATATTCGATGCCCTGTTGCGCCGCGAAGTTTACGCCACCACCGGCCCGCGCATGTCGGTCCGAATGTTTGCCGGCTGGAGTTTTTCATCGTCCCTATTTACAGGGGACTGGGTAAAAGCGGCTTATTCCAAAGGCGTCCCCATGGGCGGTAATTTGAGCGCTGGAAAAGGCACACCAAGCTTTGTTGTGCAGGCCTTGAAGGACCCGATCGGGGCTAATCTGGACCGGATACAGATCGTCAAGGGATGGGTCGACGCCAAAGGTTTGGCACAGGAAAAAATCTATGACGTCGTCTGGAGCGCGCCAAAGAAACGCAAGATCGCAAAGGGCAGGCTGACACCTGTGGGCGACACCGTCGATCTCGCGACTGCAAGCTATAGCAACAGCATTGGCGCGCCTGAACTCCGCACAGTCTGGCGCGATCCTGACTTCACGAAGGGCCAAAAGGCATTCTACTACGCCCGCGTGCTAGAAATACCGACGCCACGCTGGACCGCCTATGACGCGGTGCGCTTCAAGGCAAAGCCGTCGGCGGGCGCCAAACTCAAGGATCAGGAGCGGGCCTACACCTCGCCTATTTGGGTCGGCTGA